The following proteins are co-located in the Bacillota bacterium genome:
- the purD gene encoding phosphoribosylamine--glycine ligase yields MRVLVVGGGGREHALVWKIAQNPSVKGIYCAPGNGGISRIAKCLPIKAMDIKGIVDFSVENKIDLVVVSPDDPLGAGMVDALQAAGIRAFGPVKDAAIIESSKSFAKNLMKKYGIPTAEYEVYDNPNDALKHLGHRKYPLVIKADGLAAGKGVIIADTYDLAVKAIHEIMEEKIFGEAGNRIIIEEFLAGKEVTVLAFTDGKTLVPMVSSQDHKKAYDYDLGPNTGGMGAFSPSKYYDDEMAKICMNTIFMPTIEAMNKEGHVFKGVLYFGLMLTDYGPKVLEYNARFGDPEAQVILPRLKNDIVEIFNAIIDEKLDTIDIEWDYRATACIIAASDGYPGTYRTGYEINGIEEAEKEEGVIIFHAGTKYENGRYYTTGGRVLGVTALDHNLEMAVNRAYRGISKIHFNGMHYRKDIGIK; encoded by the coding sequence ATGAGAGTACTTGTTGTTGGCGGTGGAGGCAGGGAACATGCTCTAGTATGGAAGATAGCTCAAAATCCTTCGGTAAAGGGAATATACTGTGCGCCAGGTAACGGTGGAATATCAAGAATTGCTAAGTGTCTTCCTATAAAAGCCATGGATATTAAAGGAATAGTTGATTTTTCAGTGGAGAATAAGATCGATTTGGTTGTAGTTTCACCGGATGACCCTTTGGGTGCAGGTATGGTAGATGCTCTGCAGGCTGCGGGAATAAGAGCTTTTGGACCTGTGAAGGACGCAGCAATTATTGAGTCCAGTAAATCTTTTGCAAAGAATCTTATGAAAAAGTATGGTATTCCAACTGCAGAGTATGAGGTGTATGATAATCCTAATGATGCATTGAAACATTTGGGACATCGCAAATATCCCCTTGTAATAAAAGCAGATGGCCTTGCAGCAGGGAAGGGAGTTATAATCGCCGATACTTATGACCTGGCTGTTAAAGCTATACATGAAATTATGGAGGAAAAAATTTTCGGCGAGGCTGGAAACAGAATAATAATTGAGGAGTTCCTGGCAGGGAAAGAAGTAACCGTATTGGCTTTTACCGATGGAAAAACACTAGTCCCAATGGTTAGTTCACAGGACCACAAAAAGGCATATGATTATGATTTAGGTCCAAATACAGGAGGAATGGGTGCATTTTCGCCAAGTAAATATTATGACGATGAAATGGCAAAAATTTGTATGAATACAATATTTATGCCAACCATTGAAGCAATGAATAAGGAAGGGCATGTATTCAAAGGAGTGTTGTACTTTGGCCTTATGCTTACTGATTATGGCCCAAAGGTACTGGAATACAATGCAAGGTTTGGGGATCCCGAAGCCCAGGTTATATTGCCTAGGCTTAAAAACGATATCGTAGAAATATTTAATGCAATAATAGATGAGAAACTGGATACAATTGACATAGAATGGGATTACAGGGCTACGGCATGCATAATTGCCGCGTCCGATGGTTACCCTGGAACATACCGCACAGGCTATGAGATAAATGGTATAGAGGAAGCAGAAAAAGAAGAAGGTGTCATAATTTTTCATGCAGGGACAAAATATGAAAATGGAAGATATTATACAACCGGAGGACGCGTTCTTGGGGTTACCGCCCTGGATCATAACCTTGAAATGGCTGTAAATAGGGCATATAGGGGAATATCAAAAATTCATTTTAACGGTATGCACTATAGGAAAGATATTGGAATAAAGTAA
- a CDS encoding phosphoribosylformylglycinamidine cyclo-ligase, with translation MLTYKDAGVDIEAGYEAVRLMKNHVRKTFRPEVLTDIGGFGGLFALNKDKYKEPVLVSGTDGVGTKLKIAFLMNKHDTVGIDCVAMCVNDVVCSGAEPLFFLDYIALGKNRPEKVADIVKGVSEGCLLAGCALVGGETAEMPGFYMDEEYDIAGFAVGIVDRENIIDGRDIKTGDKLIGLASSGLHSNGFSLVRKLLNPNEEKLHEYVEVLKTTLGEELLKPTKIYVKVILDLISKFKIKGICHITGGGFFENIPRMLPEGFRARIEKETWPVPPIFSLLQNIGNIEEKDMFNTFNMGIGMILAVDRSIAHEITDYLNSETKQSYIIGEVVEGESGVELC, from the coding sequence ATGCTGACATATAAAGATGCAGGTGTGGATATTGAAGCCGGTTACGAAGCAGTAAGGCTTATGAAAAACCATGTCAGAAAGACTTTCCGGCCTGAAGTCTTGACTGATATTGGAGGATTTGGCGGGTTATTCGCTTTAAATAAAGACAAATATAAAGAACCGGTCCTTGTTTCAGGTACTGACGGAGTAGGGACTAAGCTAAAAATTGCCTTTCTTATGAATAAACATGATACAGTTGGAATTGACTGTGTGGCCATGTGTGTTAATGATGTAGTATGCAGCGGCGCAGAACCCTTATTTTTCTTGGACTACATTGCCCTTGGGAAAAATCGCCCCGAAAAAGTAGCAGATATTGTAAAAGGTGTTTCAGAGGGATGTTTACTGGCAGGATGCGCCTTAGTTGGAGGAGAAACAGCAGAAATGCCGGGATTTTACATGGATGAAGAATATGATATAGCCGGTTTTGCTGTAGGCATTGTTGACAGGGAAAATATTATTGACGGGAGAGATATAAAGACAGGGGACAAGCTTATAGGTCTTGCATCTTCAGGATTACACAGTAATGGTTTTTCCCTGGTAAGAAAGCTCCTAAACCCTAACGAAGAAAAGCTTCATGAATATGTCGAAGTTTTAAAAACAACCTTGGGAGAAGAGTTATTAAAACCTACCAAAATATATGTAAAAGTAATTCTGGATTTAATTTCAAAGTTTAAAATAAAAGGAATATGCCATATAACGGGAGGAGGATTCTTTGAAAACATACCAAGAATGCTTCCTGAGGGTTTTAGAGCAAGGATTGAAAAGGAGACCTGGCCTGTTCCGCCAATCTTTAGTCTTCTTCAAAATATTGGAAATATTGAAGAGAAGGATATGTTTAATACATTTAACATGGGGATTGGGATGATTTTGGCGGTTGATAGAAGTATAGCTCATGAAATAACAGATTATCTTAACAGTGAAACAAAACAGTCATATATAATAGGTGAAGTGGTTGAGGGCGAATCCGGGGTGGAATTATGTTGA
- a CDS encoding amidophosphoribosyltransferase: MEYDIYENKLNEECGVFGIYSKDHLDVAKLTYYGLFALQHRGQESTGIAVNDAGTIIYYKDIGLVSEVFNDTILEHLKGEMAIGHVRYTADVKDYRENIQPIVIKYKEGQLALAYNGTLVNANQVRSDMEEKGAIFQTNNDAEIIANLISRYRISSGSIEESLIKTMKDIKGAYAFVVLTPHKLIGIRDSLGIKPLCIGMINNSYVFSSESCALDAVGAEFTRDVNPGEIVVIDENGIRSIQTEVPGESRLCIFEFVYFARHDSYIDGVSVYEARLEAGRRLAIEHPVDADIVIGAPDSGLIAAMGFSRQSGIPYGTGLIKNRYVGRTFIRPGQEQREIAVKIKFNAIRSEIEGKRIVMVDDSIVRGTTTKAIVQMLKSAGAREVHIRVSSPPYRFPCYYGIDTPSREQLMASTYSLEEIRNIIGADSLEYLSLEGLMKTPIGSKCNFCCACFNGEYPIEIPCRGEDSNADI, translated from the coding sequence ATGGAATACGATATTTATGAGAACAAGCTGAATGAAGAATGTGGGGTATTTGGTATATACAGTAAGGATCATCTTGATGTGGCAAAACTAACCTATTACGGTTTATTTGCCCTTCAGCACAGGGGGCAGGAAAGCACAGGTATTGCAGTTAATGATGCAGGCACTATAATATACTATAAAGATATAGGGTTGGTCTCAGAAGTATTTAACGATACTATACTTGAGCATTTGAAGGGAGAAATGGCAATAGGCCATGTTAGATATACAGCGGATGTTAAAGATTACAGGGAAAACATCCAGCCGATTGTTATAAAGTATAAGGAGGGACAGTTGGCCTTAGCTTATAACGGCACTCTTGTAAATGCAAATCAAGTAAGAAGCGATATGGAGGAAAAAGGAGCAATATTCCAGACCAATAATGATGCGGAAATAATAGCCAACCTCATATCCAGGTACAGAATTTCCAGCGGCAGTATTGAAGAGTCATTAATTAAAACAATGAAGGATATTAAGGGCGCTTACGCCTTTGTAGTTTTAACTCCCCATAAACTTATAGGGATAAGGGATTCATTGGGTATAAAACCTTTATGCATAGGTATGATAAACAACTCATATGTATTTTCTTCTGAGTCTTGTGCCCTGGATGCCGTAGGAGCGGAATTTACCAGGGATGTAAATCCCGGTGAAATAGTTGTAATTGATGAGAACGGAATTAGATCTATCCAAACGGAAGTACCTGGAGAGTCCAGGCTTTGTATCTTCGAATTTGTATATTTTGCCAGGCATGACAGCTATATAGATGGAGTCAGTGTATATGAAGCAAGACTGGAAGCAGGAAGAAGACTCGCTATTGAACATCCGGTAGATGCGGATATTGTTATAGGAGCTCCCGACAGCGGTCTTATTGCAGCAATGGGTTTTTCCAGGCAGTCAGGCATACCCTATGGAACAGGGCTTATAAAAAATAGGTATGTAGGCAGGACTTTTATAAGGCCTGGCCAAGAGCAAAGGGAAATTGCAGTAAAAATTAAGTTTAATGCAATACGGAGCGAAATAGAAGGAAAAAGGATTGTGATGGTAGACGATTCTATAGTTAGAGGAACCACCACAAAAGCTATTGTACAGATGCTGAAAAGTGCCGGAGCCAGGGAAGTGCATATAAGGGTAAGTTCACCCCCTTATAGATTTCCATGCTACTACGGTATTGATACTCCTTCTAGAGAGCAACTGATGGCATCAACTTATTCCCTGGAAGAAATAAGGAATATTATAGGAGCGGACAGTTTGGAGTACTTGAGCTTGGAAGGGTTGATGAAAACACCTATAGGCTCAAAATGTAATTTCTGTTGTGCATGTTTTAACGGAGAGTATCCTATTGAAATACCTTGTAGAGGAGAGGATTCAAATGCTGACATATAA
- a CDS encoding phosphoribosylglycinamide formyltransferase yields the protein MLRMGVMVSGGGTNLQAIIDKIESGYLENCSIVTVVSSRKDAFALKRAEKYNIPAVCILRKNYNTLEQYDEALIAHLKKYDVDLVVMAGYLSIVGEKFVNEFAGRIINVHPSLIPAFCGKGYYGIIPHQKALEYGVKVTGATVHFVTLEPDSGPIILQKAVYIEEDDTPETLQKRVMEEAEWEILPKAIKLFSEGRLVIEGRRVHILKKGSN from the coding sequence ATGTTGAGGATGGGAGTTATGGTATCCGGAGGCGGCACTAATTTACAGGCTATAATTGATAAAATAGAATCCGGGTACCTGGAAAACTGCTCTATTGTTACAGTAGTGTCCAGCAGGAAGGATGCATTTGCTCTTAAAAGGGCTGAAAAGTATAATATACCTGCTGTGTGCATACTACGTAAAAACTATAATACATTAGAGCAGTATGATGAAGCCCTTATTGCCCATTTGAAGAAATATGATGTTGATTTAGTAGTTATGGCAGGCTATTTATCCATAGTTGGTGAGAAGTTTGTTAATGAATTTGCCGGCAGGATAATAAATGTCCATCCTTCATTAATTCCGGCCTTTTGCGGTAAAGGGTATTACGGTATTATACCTCATCAAAAGGCCTTAGAATATGGGGTTAAAGTAACGGGAGCTACCGTACATTTTGTGACCCTTGAGCCTGATTCAGGACCTATCATATTGCAGAAGGCAGTATATATTGAAGAGGATGATACTCCTGAAACCCTACAAAAAAGGGTAATGGAAGAGGCGGAATGGGAGATACTGCCAAAGGCAATAAAGCTTTTCTCTGAAGGCAGGCTTGTTATTGAGGGTAGGAGAGTTCACATACTAAAGAAAGGTTCTAACTAA
- a CDS encoding nicotinate-nucleotide adenylyltransferase yields MNKQYKKIGISGGTFDPIHYGHLVIAEEARETLELEKIIFIPSGNPPHKVGCGVTPAEYRYEMVHRAIGSNPFFEVSAIEIEREGYSYTVDTLNKLRGMYGEDTVLYFITGADVIPELTTWKQFEQIFEMCEFVAALRPGYNKEALIKEIELLKNNYMAKIHIMDTLLIGISSTIIRERVRGNRSIKYLVPEKVEEYIREKRLYR; encoded by the coding sequence ATGAATAAGCAGTATAAAAAAATCGGTATTTCGGGAGGGACATTCGACCCAATACACTACGGCCACCTGGTAATAGCCGAAGAGGCAAGAGAAACCCTTGAATTGGAGAAAATAATATTTATACCTTCCGGTAATCCTCCCCATAAAGTTGGTTGTGGCGTAACACCTGCTGAATACAGGTATGAAATGGTACATAGGGCAATAGGAAGTAACCCTTTTTTTGAAGTGTCTGCAATTGAAATAGAAAGAGAAGGTTATTCATATACGGTAGACACTCTTAATAAATTGAGAGGAATGTATGGGGAGGATACCGTACTTTACTTTATAACCGGTGCGGATGTAATACCTGAACTGACCACCTGGAAACAGTTTGAACAAATATTTGAAATGTGCGAATTTGTTGCGGCACTGAGGCCGGGTTACAATAAAGAGGCTTTAATTAAGGAAATAGAACTCTTAAAAAATAACTATATGGCCAAAATACATATAATGGATACTCTGTTAATCGGAATATCATCTACAATAATACGTGAAAGGGTTAGAGGGAATAGATCAATAAAATACCTTGTCCCGGAAAAAGTAGAAGAATATATTAGGGAAAAAAGACTATACAGGTAA
- a CDS encoding YjbQ family protein: MQSISIRTPGRTAMVDITAKVEEIVSKSGVKSGICMIFVPHTTAGITINENADPDVVSDILKEMNKIVPFNDNYAHLEGNSAAHIKASIFGFSQQLIIEEGRLALGTWQGIYFCEFDGPRNRQVYVKIM, from the coding sequence ATGCAAAGCATAAGTATAAGGACACCAGGCAGGACTGCCATGGTGGATATAACCGCAAAAGTAGAAGAAATTGTAAGTAAAAGCGGTGTAAAATCAGGTATATGTATGATATTTGTACCCCATACCACTGCCGGCATAACAATTAACGAAAATGCAGACCCTGATGTTGTGTCGGATATACTAAAGGAAATGAATAAAATAGTGCCTTTTAATGATAATTATGCTCATTTGGAAGGAAATTCGGCAGCCCATATAAAAGCCAGCATATTTGGTTTTTCACAGCAGTTGATTATTGAGGAAGGCAGGCTGGCCCTCGGCACATGGCAGGGAATATACTTCTGTGAATTTGACGGCCCCCGGAATAGACAGGTGTATGTAAAGATAATGTGA
- the purE gene encoding 5-(carboxyamino)imidazole ribonucleotide mutase, with the protein MKVNGQKVAVIMGSDSDFPVIKKCIAILKEFGVEYEVMVCSAHRTPDKAAEFAKRAEEQGVSVIIAAAGKAAHLPGVLAAYTPLPVIGIPIKSSTMDGLDSLLSIVQMPSGIPVATVAIDGAENAALLALQILSTANKELRAKIREYKGKLAAKVEEKNAELQETLCKEGL; encoded by the coding sequence ATGAAAGTAAATGGACAAAAAGTTGCTGTTATAATGGGAAGCGATTCGGATTTTCCTGTTATCAAAAAGTGCATTGCTATACTTAAAGAGTTTGGGGTTGAATATGAGGTTATGGTTTGTTCCGCTCACCGGACTCCCGACAAAGCGGCGGAATTCGCGAAAAGGGCTGAAGAACAAGGGGTTAGCGTTATTATTGCCGCAGCAGGAAAGGCAGCTCACCTACCGGGTGTACTGGCAGCTTACACACCATTACCGGTAATAGGAATACCCATAAAATCTTCCACCATGGACGGGCTTGATTCCCTGTTGTCTATTGTACAGATGCCTTCCGGTATTCCGGTAGCTACCGTTGCAATAGACGGAGCTGAAAATGCGGCACTGTTAGCACTGCAAATATTATCAACTGCCAATAAAGAGTTAAGAGCAAAGATAAGGGAGTATAAAGGGAAATTAGCTGCAAAAGTTGAAGAAAAAAATGCTGAACTTCAGGAAACACTTTGTAAAGAAGGTTTATAG
- the guaA gene encoding glutamine-hydrolyzing GMP synthase, with product MNNNMNNIINKETVNKSNYELILVISDELQVSQVAARMTREMGIYSEVLIYSDRVEGTKKEAKAKKIIGEIKDKSPKGVIFVGRNDGSRNLLLFNEISSLGIPVLKTDKPDKDTVQNFLFNSCKCQGTWNMKVFVENAIKEIRNKVGNRRVFCALSGGVDSSVAAVLVHKAVGKQLTCIFVDHGLLRKYEASQVEEVFRNQFDINLAKVDAEDRFLEKLKGVRDPEKKRKIIGEEFIRVFEEEAKKIGEVDFLVQGTIYPDIIESGIGNKGVVKSHHNVGGLPEKIEFEGIIEPLKYLFKDEVRKVGEELGIPANIVWRQPFPGPGLAVRIIGEVTKEKLDILRDADYIFREEIAKAGLDRELSQYFAVLTDMRSVGVRDGKRTYDYTIALRAIKTKDFMTVDWVRLPYDILAETVYRIVNEVGHVNRVVYDITAKPPATVEWE from the coding sequence ATGAATAACAATATGAATAACATAATAAATAAAGAAACGGTTAATAAATCAAACTATGAATTAATTCTTGTTATAAGTGATGAACTTCAGGTAAGCCAGGTTGCAGCAAGAATGACAAGAGAAATGGGAATATACAGTGAAGTGCTCATCTATAGTGATAGAGTGGAGGGAACAAAAAAAGAGGCAAAAGCAAAGAAAATAATAGGGGAAATAAAGGATAAAAGCCCCAAGGGGGTTATATTTGTCGGTAGAAATGATGGCAGCAGGAATCTTTTGCTGTTTAATGAAATCTCCAGCCTGGGTATACCTGTATTAAAAACCGATAAACCGGATAAAGATACAGTGCAAAATTTTCTTTTTAATAGTTGCAAGTGCCAAGGCACTTGGAATATGAAGGTTTTTGTTGAAAATGCCATAAAAGAGATAAGGAATAAGGTAGGAAACAGAAGGGTATTCTGTGCTCTTTCCGGAGGCGTGGATTCGTCTGTTGCAGCCGTATTAGTCCATAAAGCAGTCGGAAAGCAACTTACCTGTATATTTGTCGACCACGGCTTACTAAGAAAATATGAAGCATCCCAGGTGGAAGAGGTTTTTAGAAACCAGTTTGATATTAATCTTGCTAAAGTAGATGCAGAAGATAGATTTTTGGAAAAACTCAAAGGGGTAAGGGACCCTGAAAAGAAAAGGAAGATTATTGGCGAAGAATTTATTAGAGTGTTTGAAGAAGAAGCCAAAAAGATTGGTGAAGTTGATTTCCTTGTACAGGGTACCATTTATCCTGATATTATAGAAAGCGGTATAGGAAACAAGGGAGTTGTAAAAAGCCATCATAATGTGGGCGGATTGCCTGAGAAAATAGAGTTTGAGGGAATAATTGAACCTTTGAAATACCTCTTTAAGGATGAAGTTAGAAAAGTTGGAGAGGAACTAGGTATTCCAGCCAATATAGTATGGAGGCAGCCGTTCCCCGGACCTGGACTTGCTGTAAGAATTATTGGAGAGGTAACAAAAGAAAAATTGGATATACTTAGAGATGCAGACTATATATTTAGAGAGGAAATTGCAAAGGCTGGGCTTGATAGAGAATTAAGCCAGTATTTTGCAGTTTTAACCGATATGCGCAGTGTTGGTGTACGAGACGGTAAAAGGACTTATGATTATACAATAGCCCTAAGAGCTATAAAAACTAAAGATTTTATGACAGTAGACTGGGTAAGGCTTCCTTATGATATATTGGCGGAAACGGTATATAGGATTGTCAATGAAGTAGGCCATGTTAACAGGGTGGTCTACGACATAACGGCTAAACCTCCGGCAACCGTAGAGTGGGAATGA
- the purH gene encoding bifunctional phosphoribosylaminoimidazolecarboxamide formyltransferase/IMP cyclohydrolase, whose protein sequence is MIKRALISVSNKNGIVEFARALEQSGIEIISTGGTAKALSDAGIKVINVSDITGFPECLDGRVKTLHPKIHGGLLAIRDNPEHMRQIKELGIDPIDMVVINLYPFKETILKENTTLEEAIENIDIGGPTMLRAAAKNYQDVVVVVDPADYQLVLDEIKQSGDVSFKTKFRLACKVFEHTSHYDALIAGYLRKKVFEDSICGKINVFPDTLTLTFEKVQDMRYGENPHQQAVFYKEVGVNEGCLVNARQLHGKELSFNNINDTNGALDLLKEFDEPTVVVVKHANPCGVGSAENIYEAYLKAYEADPVSIFGGIVAANREIDAKTAEEINKIFVEIVIAPSYSKEAFGILTQKKNIRILELDSISQKLSKSAYDMKKVSGGLLVQEYNNELINMDEIKYVTNKKPDEKQMEDLIFALKVVKHTKSNAIVVAKNKQTVGIGPGQANRVTSVKIALDYAKEKAKGAVLASDAFFPFSDWVEMAALAGITAVIQPGGSLRDQESIDNCNEKGIAMIFTGMRHFKH, encoded by the coding sequence ATGATTAAACGTGCACTGATAAGTGTATCAAATAAGAACGGTATAGTAGAGTTTGCAAGAGCGTTGGAGCAGTCAGGTATAGAAATAATCTCGACAGGGGGGACAGCCAAGGCATTAAGTGATGCAGGGATAAAAGTGATTAATGTTTCCGACATTACAGGTTTCCCGGAATGCCTTGATGGAAGAGTAAAGACTTTACACCCTAAAATACACGGGGGGCTTCTTGCTATAAGGGATAACCCGGAACATATGAGACAGATTAAGGAGCTTGGAATAGATCCCATCGATATGGTAGTAATAAACCTCTATCCGTTTAAAGAGACGATCCTCAAAGAAAACACGACTCTTGAAGAAGCAATCGAAAACATTGACATTGGCGGACCTACGATGCTCAGGGCTGCTGCAAAAAATTACCAGGATGTTGTAGTTGTTGTTGATCCGGCAGACTACCAGTTGGTTTTAGATGAGATAAAGCAGTCAGGTGATGTCAGCTTTAAGACCAAGTTTAGACTTGCTTGCAAGGTTTTTGAACATACAAGCCATTATGACGCATTGATAGCCGGTTACTTAAGGAAGAAAGTCTTTGAAGATAGTATCTGTGGGAAAATAAATGTTTTCCCTGATACTCTTACACTAACCTTTGAAAAAGTCCAGGATATGAGATACGGGGAAAATCCCCATCAACAAGCAGTCTTTTATAAAGAGGTTGGAGTAAATGAAGGCTGTCTTGTCAACGCCCGTCAACTTCATGGGAAAGAGCTTTCTTTTAACAATATAAACGATACAAACGGGGCCCTGGATTTGCTTAAAGAATTTGATGAGCCAACAGTTGTTGTGGTAAAGCACGCAAACCCTTGTGGAGTAGGCAGTGCGGAAAATATCTATGAAGCTTACCTTAAAGCATATGAGGCCGATCCTGTTTCCATATTTGGCGGTATTGTTGCCGCAAACAGAGAAATTGATGCTAAAACAGCCGAAGAAATTAACAAAATATTTGTAGAGATTGTTATAGCACCGTCATACAGTAAGGAAGCCTTTGGCATTTTAACTCAAAAGAAAAACATAAGAATATTGGAATTGGATAGTATTTCACAAAAACTTTCAAAGAGTGCTTATGATATGAAAAAGGTATCCGGAGGGCTTTTGGTGCAGGAATATAATAATGAATTAATTAATATGGACGAGATTAAATATGTTACAAATAAAAAACCTGATGAAAAACAAATGGAAGATTTAATTTTTGCTTTGAAAGTTGTTAAGCATACAAAATCCAATGCCATAGTGGTAGCAAAAAATAAACAGACAGTAGGTATTGGCCCAGGCCAGGCTAACAGAGTTACTTCTGTTAAAATTGCCCTTGATTATGCAAAAGAAAAGGCAAAAGGTGCAGTACTGGCATCAGACGCATTTTTCCCCTTTTCGGATTGGGTAGAAATGGCAGCTTTGGCTGGCATAACGGCTGTTATACAACCGGGAGGCTCTTTAAGAGACCAGGAATCTATTGACAACTGCAATGAAAAGGGTATAGCAATGATATTTACAGGGATGAGACATTTCAAGCACTGA
- a CDS encoding NCS2 family permease, giving the protein MERLFKLKENGTNVRTEIIAGVTTFMTMAYILIVNPAILSDAGMDRGAVFTATALSSAIATILMAFLANYPIALASGMGLNAYFAYVVVLSMGYSWQIALTAVFIEGIIFVILTMFKFREAIVNSIPINLKYGITVGIGLFITFIGFQNTGIIVNNDATLVGLGDLKSLTVILAIIGIILTAFLVHKKIKGALLWGILATYVLGIICQFTGLYVVDAAAGRYSLIPDKIISLPPSLVSIFLKFDFSGALALGVNFLVVMFAFLFVDLFDTVGTLIGVASKANLLDKDGKLPRAKQALMSDAIGTVVGASLGTSTVTSYIESSAGVAEGGRTGLTALTTGLLMIIALIFSPILTIIPSFATAPALVIVGLFMASAIVKIDFSEDFTEALPAFLAMIIMPLTYSIADGIMFGIVSWFILKIVSGRIKQIHPVVYVLVILFILKIVA; this is encoded by the coding sequence ATGGAAAGGCTTTTTAAACTTAAGGAAAACGGCACAAATGTAAGGACGGAAATTATTGCAGGTGTTACAACTTTTATGACAATGGCATACATTTTAATTGTAAATCCTGCCATATTATCAGATGCAGGCATGGATAGAGGCGCTGTTTTTACAGCTACTGCCCTTTCATCTGCAATAGCTACCATACTAATGGCGTTTTTGGCCAATTATCCCATTGCGCTGGCTTCAGGTATGGGACTTAATGCGTATTTTGCATATGTTGTTGTTCTTAGCATGGGTTATTCCTGGCAGATTGCCCTTACAGCTGTATTTATTGAAGGTATAATATTTGTTATTTTAACGATGTTTAAGTTCAGAGAAGCAATAGTTAACTCTATACCGATAAACCTGAAATACGGAATTACCGTTGGGATAGGCCTGTTTATTACATTTATTGGTTTTCAGAATACAGGCATTATTGTGAATAATGATGCAACTCTTGTAGGACTTGGAGATCTTAAAAGTTTAACAGTTATTCTGGCAATTATAGGAATAATATTAACAGCTTTTTTGGTACATAAAAAAATAAAAGGAGCGCTTCTCTGGGGTATTCTGGCAACTTATGTTTTAGGTATAATATGCCAATTTACAGGCCTTTATGTTGTAGATGCAGCAGCAGGAAGATATAGCCTTATCCCTGATAAGATAATTTCCTTACCGCCATCATTAGTATCGATATTCCTTAAGTTTGATTTCAGTGGTGCTCTTGCATTAGGAGTAAATTTCCTTGTTGTAATGTTTGCATTCCTTTTTGTAGATTTGTTTGACACGGTAGGCACGCTAATAGGTGTAGCAAGTAAGGCAAATTTACTGGATAAAGACGGTAAACTGCCAAGGGCGAAACAGGCGCTTATGTCAGATGCAATAGGTACAGTAGTGGGTGCAAGCCTTGGTACATCTACAGTAACCAGTTACATTGAGAGTTCAGCAGGTGTGGCTGAAGGAGGAAGAACAGGCTTGACAGCTCTTACGACAGGGCTTTTGATGATTATAGCATTAATATTTTCTCCTATTCTTACAATAATACCTTCTTTTGCAACTGCACCTGCGCTGGTAATTGTTGGACTTTTTATGGCTTCAGCCATTGTAAAAATTGATTTTAGCGAGGACTTTACAGAAGCTCTTCCAGCCTTCCTTGCAATGATTATAATGCCGCTTACTTACAGCATTGCTGACGGTATAATGTTTGGAATTGTTTCATGGTTTATACTGAAGATAGTTTCAGGAAGAATTAAGCAAATACACCCGGTTGTTTATGTGTTGGTTATTTTGTTTATCTTAAAAATTGTGGCATAA